One region of Heliomicrobium undosum genomic DNA includes:
- a CDS encoding TetR/AcrR family transcriptional regulator gives MIPGETDKRTRILLAAVNVFSRRGYHCAKIEDIAQIADVGKGTVYEYFDSKQQLFGEMFKYGYEQYWNHVTEAVLSETSFEGKLRTLMQSHLDFLNKSAPVARIIVQEYTNIDRGVYEWIVAERQRQFLWVKSLVEAAVQSGEVKTPSAEVTTMVIQGAISAVGHSAVQRDERIDAEKTTDILANTLLHGISAKG, from the coding sequence ATGATCCCAGGTGAGACTGACAAACGGACCCGAATACTGCTGGCAGCTGTAAACGTTTTTTCCCGGAGAGGGTATCACTGCGCTAAAATCGAAGACATTGCCCAGATAGCTGACGTTGGCAAAGGGACCGTGTACGAGTACTTTGATAGCAAGCAGCAATTGTTCGGGGAAATGTTCAAGTACGGCTACGAGCAATACTGGAACCATGTCACCGAGGCGGTCCTGTCAGAGACATCATTCGAAGGAAAATTGAGGACACTGATGCAGAGCCACCTCGATTTCTTGAACAAGTCGGCGCCGGTCGCCCGGATTATTGTTCAGGAATACACCAACATCGACAGAGGCGTCTATGAGTGGATCGTTGCGGAACGGCAGAGACAATTCTTGTGGGTAAAATCGCTCGTTGAAGCGGCTGTTCAGTCGGGAGAGGTCAAAACGCCCTCTGCGGAGGTAACGACGATGGTCATTCAAGGAGCCATATCTGCTGTGGGGCATTCGGCTGTCCAACGGGACGAACGGATTGATGCGGAAAAGACGACAGACATCCTGGCAAATACGCTGTTGCACGGGATTTCCGCGAAGGGTTAA
- a CDS encoding copper amine oxidase N-terminal domain-containing protein, with protein MGCNRWTHRCIAITLSMFLALGVATPPQAWADNNFNVDWVQGAGENDLTVLRDTVDDYIWFSGDLRAYAGTTMLGYGGYLDATRNRALYAVHFIGKIDAKKPFKVEPVDDRKGQISFGEFPDGYKAAQVAVFSLIRKNDGSGKWLVESVYRDKQTFYRIGFSTVERTLNTITYATLIRTTDPETTLVEPATGTLLSLPAGAVKHNLAIRLKRADGLELDKSPFSPIRPLMGIRLGITGELTWQGAFLNKPAMLKFPVQDIMDPAIAYWNANDKKWIPVDSSVSVENSKRYVQCSAAHHGYYVVYQKDQTTSPNTGEQQTPAEPPVFAEADALNGLTVNDSVIDVKRTKAYFKDGRVMVPLEAFADAIGAKVSTSVTEDYTKAEIYHNERQVGFYLGKKRIITNVPFEVTNDVISVKVDDGYTVVPLRVLMQVFDLKAEWDPLNRICKVRTK; from the coding sequence ATGGGCTGTAACAGGTGGACGCATCGCTGCATCGCCATCACATTGTCCATGTTCCTGGCCTTGGGTGTAGCAACGCCGCCCCAAGCCTGGGCGGACAATAATTTTAACGTCGATTGGGTTCAGGGAGCCGGCGAAAATGATTTGACGGTACTCCGAGACACCGTTGACGATTACATCTGGTTTTCCGGCGACTTACGCGCTTATGCGGGAACAACGATGCTCGGTTATGGAGGCTATCTTGACGCAACTCGGAATCGGGCGCTCTATGCGGTTCATTTTATCGGCAAGATTGATGCGAAAAAACCGTTCAAAGTGGAACCGGTAGACGATAGGAAGGGTCAGATTTCTTTCGGCGAGTTTCCTGACGGATATAAGGCGGCTCAGGTCGCTGTATTCAGCTTGATTCGCAAAAATGACGGTTCAGGAAAATGGCTGGTCGAATCGGTCTATCGAGATAAGCAGACCTTTTATCGAATCGGTTTCTCTACAGTGGAACGGACTTTAAACACCATTACATACGCAACGCTGATCAGAACGACAGATCCTGAAACGACGCTTGTAGAACCGGCTACCGGCACGCTGTTGAGTCTGCCTGCAGGCGCGGTCAAACACAATTTGGCCATTCGACTGAAACGAGCCGACGGGTTGGAACTTGACAAGTCTCCCTTTTCGCCGATCCGTCCACTTATGGGGATTCGATTGGGGATTACGGGTGAACTGACTTGGCAGGGCGCCTTTTTGAATAAACCGGCCATGTTAAAATTCCCTGTGCAAGACATCATGGATCCGGCCATTGCTTACTGGAACGCCAATGATAAGAAGTGGATCCCTGTAGATTCCAGCGTTTCCGTCGAGAACTCAAAACGCTATGTACAGTGCAGCGCCGCTCACCATGGTTATTACGTCGTCTACCAGAAGGATCAAACAACGTCGCCTAATACTGGTGAACAGCAAACACCAGCTGAGCCGCCGGTGTTCGCTGAGGCTGACGCCCTGAACGGCCTAACGGTAAATGATTCCGTCATTGACGTAAAAAGGACCAAGGCCTATTTCAAGGACGGCCGCGTGATGGTCCCCCTTGAGGCATTCGCCGACGCGATCGGCGCCAAAGTATCGACAAGCGTCACTGAAGACTACACCAAAGCTGAGATTTATCATAATGAACGGCAAGTAGGCTTTTATCTCGGAAAGAAACGCATCATTACCAATGTGCCCTTTGAGGTGACGAACGACGTTATCTCTGTCAAAGTGGACGATGGCTACACCGTTGTGCCGCTTCGCGTGCTGATGCAGGTCTTTGATTTAAAAGCAGAATGGGATCCTCTAAACCGAATTTGCAAGGTCCGAACGAAATAA
- the flgG gene encoding flagellar basal-body rod protein FlgG produces the protein MMRALYSSATGMIAQQLNMDTISNNLANVNTNGYKKSRAEFQDLLYSTVRAATAQVPTGMQVGAGVRPSSITTITSGGNMVQTDNPYDMAITGQGYFRLTNPNNDAVPYYTRDGSFKLDSEGYLVNADGFRLDGFDPLPEGATELDINSDGMISYKDVNGERVDTGQRIQLYTFPNPAGLNREGRNLLTQSTASGEAAGGDAGVDGRGTIAQRYLESSNVQVVDEMVAMITAQRAYEVNTKAIQTSDEMLGQANSLKR, from the coding sequence ATGATGCGAGCGTTGTACTCATCGGCGACGGGCATGATCGCCCAGCAGTTGAATATGGATACCATCTCCAACAACCTGGCCAACGTGAACACCAACGGTTACAAAAAGAGCCGGGCCGAGTTTCAGGACCTGCTCTACAGCACCGTCCGGGCTGCGACTGCTCAGGTCCCCACGGGGATGCAGGTCGGCGCCGGCGTGCGTCCCAGTTCCATCACCACCATTACCTCTGGTGGCAACATGGTGCAAACAGACAACCCTTATGACATGGCCATTACCGGACAGGGCTACTTCCGGCTGACCAACCCCAACAATGACGCTGTGCCCTACTACACCCGCGACGGCAGCTTCAAGCTCGACAGCGAGGGCTACCTGGTCAACGCCGACGGTTTCCGCCTCGACGGCTTCGACCCGCTGCCGGAAGGCGCCACCGAACTGGACATCAATTCTGACGGGATGATCTCCTATAAGGACGTCAACGGCGAGCGGGTAGACACGGGCCAGCGCATCCAACTCTACACCTTCCCCAACCCGGCAGGCCTGAACCGGGAAGGCCGCAACCTGCTGACCCAGTCGACTGCTTCCGGTGAGGCCGCCGGGGGTGACGCCGGTGTAGACGGGCGGGGGACTATCGCCCAGCGCTACCTGGAGTCTTCGAACGTGCAGGTCGTCGATGAGATGGTGGCCATGATCACGGCCCAGCGCGCCTATGAGGTGAACACCAAGGCGATCCAGACGTCCGATGAGATGCTGGGGCAGGCGAATAGCCTGAAACGATAG
- a CDS encoding flagellar hook-basal body protein — translation MIRGLYTSASGMLIQQTNQDVTANNLANVNTVSFKKDRAVFREFPEMLIRRMHDFSPSEAGQAEKNPVIGRVGTGSVVDAIWTDPSNPGVRVTQNPTDLAIMGRGYFVVNTPEGERYTRNGQFTLRSNGALVTADGYAVQGTAGDVNVPQGGSLRIDSDGRVFSGDVEVAQLRIVGVDDAAPDQAPPLLKAGESLYRLNEQGAGGGVRDLAVGETEIKSGALELANVNVVQEMVQMITASRAYEANQKAIQSQDGTLEKACGELGRV, via the coding sequence GTGATCCGCGGTCTATATACATCTGCATCAGGGATGCTGATCCAGCAGACAAATCAAGATGTGACAGCAAACAACTTGGCGAACGTTAATACGGTGTCTTTCAAAAAAGATCGCGCCGTCTTCCGAGAATTCCCCGAGATGCTCATCCGTCGCATGCATGATTTCAGCCCCTCCGAAGCTGGCCAGGCAGAGAAGAATCCGGTCATCGGCAGGGTGGGCACAGGTTCTGTTGTAGACGCCATCTGGACCGATCCCAGCAATCCCGGCGTACGGGTGACCCAAAACCCAACCGACCTGGCGATCATGGGCCGGGGCTATTTTGTCGTCAACACACCCGAGGGCGAGAGATACACCCGTAACGGTCAGTTCACCCTCCGTTCCAACGGCGCGCTGGTGACTGCCGATGGCTATGCGGTGCAGGGAACGGCTGGCGACGTAAACGTACCCCAGGGCGGCAGCCTACGGATCGACAGCGATGGACGGGTTTTCAGCGGCGACGTCGAAGTCGCCCAACTGCGCATCGTCGGGGTGGATGACGCAGCGCCGGATCAGGCGCCCCCCTTGCTCAAGGCTGGAGAGAGCCTCTACCGTTTGAATGAACAGGGGGCTGGCGGCGGCGTGCGGGATCTCGCTGTCGGGGAGACAGAGATCAAGTCGGGCGCCCTGGAATTGGCCAATGTCAACGTCGTTCAGGAAATGGTGCAGATGATCACCGCATCCCGCGCCTATGAAGCCAACCAGAAGGCGATTCAATCGCAAGACGGCACACTGGAAAAGGCTTGCGGAGAACTGGGGAGAGTGTAA